Proteins encoded in a region of the Ziziphus jujuba cultivar Dongzao chromosome 3, ASM3175591v1 genome:
- the LOC107421982 gene encoding terpene synthase 1-like, whose product MSVQEVLVLSTKNNERPSADFQPSIWGDYFLTHSVETVSVEKMRQQVEELKEEVRGSLMDSHKKPLQKLELIDAVQRLGVSYHFEREINEILENMHHNYSNTGFLNSEHDDLCTIALWFRLLRQHGYYTSCDVFNKFKDGEGNFMASLTIDVVSMLSLYEAAQLRIQGEQILDEAMAFTTTHLESMVSSISPYLSEKVTFALNRPIRKNSPRLETRHYISLYPKEDFHNPTLLKLAELDFNVLQALHQQEVSNMTRWWKNLDFQRKLPYARDRVVELYFWILGEYFEPQYSLARELATKVITMISILDDTYDAHGTYEELKLFTEEIKRWDVSAIHVLPDYMKLLYKAILDICSDIEEHTTKEGRSYCVHYAKKAMEELVQAYFIEASWFHDAYTPTFEEYMSVAAVTATYYLIITSSFIGMGEIATKEVFDWVCNKPKIMEASSVIGRLMNDMVSHKFEQKRPHIASAIECYMKQHGVDEEKANKMLAEEVDNAWKDINEELLKKPSSSGSTVAFPLLERVLNLTRVTDVVYTDDDCYTNPHKLKHQVELLLKHPIAIREDVFL is encoded by the exons ATGTCGGTCCAAGAAGTTCTTGTTTTATCAACCAAGAATAATGAACGTCCCTCTGCAGATTTTCAGCCCAGCATTTGGGGTGATTATTTCCTCACTCACAGCgtg GAAACGGTGTCAGTTGAGAAAATGAGGCAACAAGTTGAAGAATTGAAAGAAGAAGTAAGAGGATCGTTAATGGATTCTCACAAGAAACCTTTGCAAAAATTGGAGCTGATTGATGCAGTACAACGTTTAGGAGTTTCTTACCATTTTGAGAGGGAGATTAATGAAATATTAGAAAACATGCACCACAACTACTCTAATACTGGCTTTCTTAATTCAGAGCATGATGACCTTTGTACCATTGCTCTTTGGTTTCGTTTGCTTAGGCAACATGGTTATTATACTTCATGtg ATGTATTTAACAAGTTTAAGGACGGAGAAGGAAACTTtatggcatccttaaccatTGATGTGGTGAGCATGCTAAGTTTGTACGAGGCAGCACAACTTCGCATACAAGGGGAGCAAATTCTTGACGAAGCCATGGCTTTCACTACCACTCATCTTGAGTCAATGGTGAGTAGCATAAGCCCCTACCTTTCGGAAAAGGTCACGTTTGCCTTGAACCGGCCCATCCGTAAAAATTCACCAAGGTTAGAGACAAGGCATTACATCTCTCTCTATCCCAAAGAAGATTTCCATAACCCAACTTTGTTGAAGTTGGCAGAGTTGGATTTCAACGTTCTACAAGCATTACATCAACAAGAGGTGAGCAACATGACAAG GTGGTGGAAAAACTTGGATTTCCAAAGAAAGCTGCCTTATGCAAGAGACAGAGTGGTAGAATTGTACTTTTGGATATTGGGAGAGTACTTTGAACCACAATATTCCCTTGCAAGAGAGTTAGCTACCAAAGTAATCACTATGATATCCATACTAGATGATACCTATGATGCTCATGGAACATATGAAGAACTGAAGCTCTTTACAGAAGAAATCAAAAG aTGGGATGTCAGCGCCATACATGTCCTTCCAGATTACATGAAGTTGCTATATAAGGCAATTTTAGACATTTGCAGTGATATTGAGGAGCATACTACGAAGGAAGGAAGATCATATTGTGTGCATTATGCAAAAAAAGCA ATGGAAGAACTTGTGCAAGCCTACTTCATTGAAGCCAGTTGGTTTCATGATGCGTACACCCCAACATTCGAGGAATACATGTCGGTGGCAGCAGTAACTGCTACTTATTATCTTATCATAACCTCTTCGTTTATTGGGATGGGTGAGATCGCTACGAAAGAGGTGTTCGATTGGGTCTGCAATAAACCAAAAATCATGGAAGCTTCATCGGTTATTGGCAGACTAATGAATGACATGGTCTCCCATAAG TTTGAGCAAAAGAGGCCACACATTGCATCAGCTATAGAATGTTACATGAAACAACATGGTGTTGATGAAGAAAAGGCAAATAAAATGTTGGCTGAAGAAGTTGATAATGCTTGGAAAGATATAAACGAGGAGTTGCTGAAGAAGCCAAGTAGCAGTGGTAGTACTGTAGCATTTCCGCTGCTGGAGCGGGTTTTGAATCTTACAAGGGTGACAGATGTTGTGTACACGGATGATGATTGTTATACCAATCCTCATAAACTCAAACATCAAGTTGAGTTATTGCTTAAACATCCCATAGCGATTCGTGAAgatgtttttttataa